GACGCTCAGGTCACCTCTCCGATGCAACTCGTTCCATTCGGCTCCGACCGTGCGGCCATCGCTGGCTCGTATAGGATCATCATCACGTCATGCTGGAACGCGCCGGGGTCGAACCGTAGACCCCCTGCCACCTCCAATCCCTTGGAGACGGCTGTCTGCAGCAGGTTGATGCTGGCGTTGATGTGCCTATCAAGGCGCCATCCGCACTGGCATACGAACACCGCGCCCATTCGGGAATCTTGCATCCTCCCACACGTCGAGCGCGTTCTGCTGCTGTGCCTGGGATAGTCTTGGTCGACTCGAAGGTACGACTCAAGGCTTGATACGACACCATTGACTGGCATCACCTCATTCACGGCGTTTCCTCTATTAAGACTCCGCCGCTGCATGTAGTGCTAGGAAGTCAGGGCGTAACCGCTTCGATGTCCTAATCACCTGACTTGTCACAGAACGGCACTTTACTTGCACAACCTATTTATCCGGACTGCCCGCTAGGGCGGAGGCGCGACTAACATGGTTCTAGAAGGTCTCGGCCAGGCGCTCAGAGGGGCGATCAAGAAGATCGCCAACGCTTCCCACATCGACCAAAAACTGGTCAAGGAAGTGGTCAAGGACATACAGAGGGCGCTCCTGCAGGCAGACGTCAATGTCAAACTGGTGCTCCAGATGACCAAGGAGCTAGAGGAGCGCGCCCTGACGGAGAAGCCTCCCGCAGGCATGAGTTCCCGAGAGCATGTCATCAGGATCATCTACGAAGAGATGGTCAAGATCATCGGCAAGCCGAAGGAGATCCCCGCGAAGCCTCAGCGGATCCTCATGGTTGGCCTTTACGGTCAGGGCAAGACGACTTCCGCAGGGAAACTGGCTCGGGACCTCCACAAAAGGGGCATGAAG
This DNA window, taken from Candidatus Thermoplasmatota archaeon, encodes the following:
- a CDS encoding transposase, whose translation is MPVNGVVSSLESYLRVDQDYPRHSSRTRSTCGRMQDSRMGAVFVCQCGWRLDRHINASINLLQTAVSKGLEVAGGLRFDPGAFQHDVMMILYEPAMAARSEPNGTSCIGEVT